The following coding sequences are from one Capsicum annuum cultivar UCD-10X-F1 chromosome 3, UCD10Xv1.1, whole genome shotgun sequence window:
- the LOC107861847 gene encoding aromatic aminotransferase ISS1: MGSFGMLARRAVLTETPVMVQIQELVRGLKDCVSLAQGVVYWQPPAQALEKVKEIIWEPSVSRYGADEGLPELREALKQKLGRENNLHKSSVMVTSGANQAFVNVVLALCDAGDSVVMFAPYYFNAYMSFQMTGVTDILVGSVDAKTLQPDADWLESTLKNTVPTPKLVTVVNPGNPSGTYIPESLLKRISDICKEAGCWLVVDNTYEYFMYDDRKHVCVEANHIVNIFSFSKAYGMMGWRVGYIAYPSEVDGLAAQLLKVQDNIPICASIISQRLALYSMEVGPEWVADQVKNLVKNRDVLLEALSPLGEEAVKGGEGALYLWVKLPDKYADDVKVVHWLAKRHGVVLIPGSSCGCPGFVRISFGGLIEKDTITAAKRLRKGLEELLDSGMDS; the protein is encoded by the exons ATGGGTTCTTTTGGAATGCTAGCTAGAAGAGCTGTTCTTACAGAAACACCTGTTATGGTTCAG ATTCAAGAATTGGTACGAGGTCTTAAAGATTGTGTTTCTTTAGCTCAG GGAGTAGTGTACTGGCAACCACCTGCGCAAGCACTTGAAAAGGTGAAAGAAATTATCTGGGAACCTTCAGTTAGTCGCTATGGTGCCGATGAGGGCCTTCCTGAGCTCAGGGAGGCGTTGAAACAAAAG TTGGGTCGTGAAAATAACCTACATAAATCCTCAGTGATGGTTACTTCTGGTGCAAATCAG GCTTTTGTAAATGTCGTTCTCGCACTGTGTGATGCTGGTGATTCGGTTGTCATGTTTGCACCATACTATTTCAATGCATACATGTCATTCCAGATGACGGGTGTTACCGATATTCTGGTGGGTTCTGTTGATGCAAAGACACTCCAGCCTGATGCAG ACTGGTTGGAGAGTACTCTAAAGAATACTGTACCAACCCCAAAGCTTGTCACTGTTGTTAATCCCGGCAATCCGTCAGGAACATATATCCCTGAGTCCCTTCTTAAG AGGATATCTGATATTTGTAAGGAAGCGGGATGTTGGCTCGTAGTTGATAACACATATGA GTATTTCATGTATGATGATAGGAAGCATGTTTGCGTAGAAGCAAACCACATTGTAAACATCTTTTCCTTCTCTAAAGCATATGGGATGATGGGATGGAGAGTTGGATAT ATAGCATACCCATCGGAAGTGGACGGGCTCGCAGCTCAACTCCTTAAAGTTCAGGACAACATACCTATTTGTGCTTCGATAATCTCACAACGACTGGCTCTTTACTCAATGGAAGTGGGACCAGAATGGGTAGCTGATCAAGTAAAAAACCTCGTCAAGAACAGAGATGTACTTCTAGAAGCTCTCTCTCCTTTGGGAGAGGAAGCTGTTAAAGGGGGAGAAGGTGCCCTTTACCTGTGGGTAAAGCTGCCCGATAAGTACGCGGACGACGTTAAAGTAGTTCACTGGCTAGCTAAGAGGCATGGAGTAGTCCTGATCCCCGGCAGTTCCTGCGGCTGTCCAGGTTTTGTTAGAATCTCCTTCGGAGGATTGATTGAAAAGGACACTATAACAGCTGCAAAAAGGCTCAGAAAAGGTTTGGAAGAGCTGTTAGATAGTGGAATGGATTCATGA